Within the Calditrichota bacterium genome, the region TTGCGCCCGTGCGACGAAGCACTGCTGCAGGCTCAACCACTGGCGCCACCCTGGGGCAGCAGACCCTGGACGTCCAACGCGCGCGACAATCTACCTCTGCCCCTACGTCGGTGCCTGAGGATGAATGCCTTGCTCGTTTATGCCGCGCACATAGTAGTCCGGGTCATCCAAGAAGCTGAGGAAGATGACGATGAACGCCAGGGCCGCCTCGATCATCAGCGGCTTGTCCTGGTAAAGGTCCCTGAGCTTCTCATCGAGGGAGCGCCGGTCGGAGTCGCCGAACCGAGACATGAATAGCCCGTCCAACCGCGAACCGGGCATGGGGAGCGTCACCGCATCGATTCCCCCATGCTGCACATAGTCCATCGTCTCCATCATCAGCCTCCGCACCTCGGGCACCGAGGTCTGGTGGTAGGCGATGATGTGCAGGATGATGCGCTGCGCCTCCTTCATGCTGGCGTGCGCGAGGTTGTCGAACAACTGACGCGCCGGCTCGTCGTCCCGGCACATGCCCCGCTGACGCAAGATGGACATGAGCACCGTGTTCTTGAACAGCTGATAGAGACGTTGCGCGCCGTTGAGCGCCGAGGGCGGCGGGTGAGGTTCTTGGGGGTGATAGCCGCGGTAGTAGTTGGCAAAAAGGAGTTGAAACACTGTCTCGAAAAAGTCGACCTCTTCCAGGGGATCGTCCACGTCGATGCGCATGTCCAAGGTGTTATCCAGGCGATCCACCAACTTGATGCGGATCACCTCCGGGGTGGCTGCGGCCTCGGTGAGCATCCGTCCCACGTACTGATAGTAGCTCTCCGAGGGCCTCCTGGTCAGCCAGTGAAGCCGCTCCATGAGGAACCACCGGTCTACCTCAGGGAGGAAGCCGATGAGCTCCTGGAATTCTCGATCCAACTCCGCCCATTCGGTGGCAGCGAACTGTTCGGGGCTCACGTCCTCGAACCGATCGTGCAAAAGGACCGTGCTCAAGTCCAACACGTTCGGCCTTTCCAGCACGCGCGCCAGCATTGCCGCCGCGCGGAGAGGATGGATGATCATGGGTGAGCCAAGCCGGCGCCGCTGCTGGCCGTACATGCGGCACAGGGCGTCCAACAGCGCGCGTAGAACGTCGCGGCCAGCGGCGTCCATCTGTTTCTTGCCGAGAATGGTACGCAACACGGCGTTCCAATTCGGTCCACGAGCGGTGAGCTGGTAGTTCAATACCGCCGAGAGCTTGAAGAACTCTGTCAGGTCGTGGAGTTCCGGGACGGCCATGCGTTGCCTCTTCGCCTCCGCTTCCGGCCTCTCACCGCATCCGCGCGCCCAACCCTACTGCTTCTTCACCTTGGCCCAGTCCTGCAGGAACCTCTCGATGCCGATGTCGGTCAAGGGGTGCTTCATGAGCTGCTCGATGACCTTGAAGGGCACCGTGGCCGCATGAGCTCCCATGAGCGCCGCCTCCACCACGTGCAGCGGGTGGCGGATACTGGCCACCACTACCTCGGTGTCAAAGCCATAGTTTTCGTAAATGGTCAGGATGTCGCTTATCAGGTCCATGCCGACGTGACTGACGTCGTCCAGGCGGCCAACAAAGGGCGAGACGAGGTTGGTGCCAGCCTTTGCCACAAGCAGCGCCTGCATAGGGCTGAATACCAGGGTGGCATTGGTGTGAATGCCCTCGGCCCGCAGGCGACGGATGGCCTTCAACCCCTCGGTGGTGGCCGGGATCTTCACGTAGATGTTGTCGTGAATGGCCGCCAGCTCGCGTCCTTCCCGGACAATTCCCTCGGCGTCCAGACTCACCACCTCGGCGCTAATAGGCCCATCAACAATGGCGCAAATCTGCGCTAGGATTTCCCTCGGGTCCCCCTTTTCCTTAGCCAAGAGCGTGGGGTTAGTAGTAACGCCATCGAGAATGCCGAGGCTGGCCGCCTCCTTAATCTCGGTGACATTAGCCGTGTCGATGAATAGCTTCATGACTCCTCCGTTCCGTTGAGTCGCTCACCAGAAACCTCCGCTTCCAGATCCGTGGGGTAGACCACGCGCATAAGGCACAACCCTTGAGCGGGCGCAGTGGGCCCAGCCACACGGCGATTTCGCGCCTCCAACATTTGCCCTACGCTTTCCGCCGGAATCTTGCCGCGGCCAACCTCCACCAGGGTGCCGACAATAGTGCGCACCATGCCATGCAGAAAGCGGTTCGCCCTAATGTCGAAGCATAGCTCGCCCTGGCACTCTGACCAGGTCGCCTCTTCAACGCAACACCGGTAGTGGGGCAGTGCGGCCTCTGCGCGGCAGAAGGAACGAAAATCGTGTTCCCCCAGCAACGGCTGTAACGCGCGGCGCATGAGCTCCAGGTCCAGGGGCCGCGGGTAGTACCAGACGTACTGCCTGCCGATGGCGTACGGCCTGGTGGCTATGCGGTAGCGGTAAACGCGCGCCAAGGCACTGAAACGCGCGTGAAAGCCCGCAGGCACCTCCTCCACTTCCAGGGCACGGACATCGGGCGGCAAGAGCGCATTGAGCCCCCGCAGTAGACGAGTTGCCTGTATGCGGCGCTCGGTAAAGAAGTTGACCACCTGCCCCTGCGCATGCACCCCCACGTCTGTCCGCCCTGCTGCAGTTAGGCTCACCGGATGCTGCAGCAGCTGCTCCAGCACACGCTCCAGCTCCCCTTGCACGGTACGCACCCCCGGTTGCCGCTGCCAGCCACAAAAGTCGGTGCCGTCGTATTCGAGGATAATCTTCAGGTTCCGCGTCATGCAAGCTCTACACAAGCGCGGCGAGGGCCACCAGCCCGGCACTCACGGCCATTGCCACATAGTCGATGGGCTGCAACCGCAGCAGCTGGTAGCAGGTGCGCCCCTCTCCGCCGCGATAGCAACGTGCGTCCATGGCCAGTGCCAGCTCGTCCGCCCTGCGAAACGAAGAGACGAAAAGGGGCACAATAAGCGGCAACACGCTCCGCACCCGCTGCACTACGTTCCCCTCGAAACTTGCCCCCCTCGACACTTGCGCCTTCTGCAGGCGGTCGGCCTCCTCCAGCAGGGTGGGCACAAAGCGCAGGGCCAACGACATCATCATGGCCAACTCGTGAACCGGCACTCCCACGCGCCGCATCGGACGCATGAGCCTCTCCAAACCGTCGGTGATCTCGATGGGCGAGGTGGTAAGCGTCAGAAGCGCCGCCATCACCACCAACACCGCAAGCCGAAAGGAGTACAGCAGGCCGTTCCGCACGCCTTCCCTGGTCAGCGTCCACCCTACCAGCGGGAGCTTCGCCCAGACGCTTCCCGCGGTGAAGAATGAATGGACAATCATCGTCAGCAGGAAGAGCCAGACAAACGCGCGCAAGTTGCGTAGGACAAGCGGCAATGGCAAGCGCCCTGCTAAGACCACTGCAAAGGTGAGCATGCCCCAAATGGCGGTCACCGCCGGAGCATCCGTCAACAGCAGACCTATCATCAACAAGACGCTTGCCACCAACTTGGTACGCGGGTCCAGCCGGTGCACAACCGAGTCGACCGGGTAGTAGCGCCCCAATGTAATGTCTTGCAATATCTCCACTGTAGCCTTCCTGCCTCAGCTTGCTTGGCAAGATAGCGCATTTTGCCGTGAAAATCAAACAAAAACTGAGGCTGCCCCGCGGGCAATGGGACAACAGGGCTCAGCTCCCCATAGGTCCACCCGCTCGGCTCTGGAAGCGCTGGCAAGTAGGAAACGCGGAGCGGTCAGTAGAGGGTCGTAAACAAAGCGTGCCCTCGGTTTACACAGGAAGGGTATGCTGTGTGCAGAACAAGCGCGGGAGGCTTTGCGGCAGTCTCGGGGTCGGGCATGAAAGCAGGTCCTACCGTGGAATGGGTCGCCCAGCACGGACTCCGGTCGGTGACGACGCGGACCACTAACTATGCTCGCCGACTCACGCTCGGGGGAAGGCTGACATTGGTCGGGGGAGAAAAGGAAAGCGCGGTTCAATGCGTACGCCGAAGATGTCGTCCCACTCTACAACCACCTCCCATCCGCACAGTTGCTGCATTGAACCGCGCCCTACTCTTGGCTCGGTATATGGGGGTTTAAGGTTTAACGGTCTTGCCTTGGCTCTACCCGTGACCTCCCACTAAATGTTGACCTCCTAACGCGCTCGAGACCCACATATCGATTTTCACGACCCAAATATATCGCTTCTCAGCACAAAGTCAAGAGGAATTTCCGATGTTGGTAAACGATTTGTAATTTTTCGGTTGTTCGCTCGTGAAGATGTGCAAATCTAAGACACCTTCCAACCACGGGTGCTCGGGCCCTCGCGCTGTTCACTTCCTGGGCAGGTGCTCCCAAAGCTGCGCTGCAGCAGACGAACAGGCCGGGAGCAGATAGTGGCCTACACAGCCAGAGCCCAACGGAGCGGCGATTTTCCTCTTGACTATTTGCCTGTTTTGTTTTATACTAAGGAGCCTTGATCGGCGCCCTGCCCAGGGTGGGAAGCATCGGCGTCAGCAGGCAGGACGTTGACAACAGAAAGCCCCAAAGCGCTCTTGTGCGATGGTCTGGAGGTGCTGTGCCTACACTAACGGGTCTCTTGCATAATACTGCGCAGAGACACACAGAGTCCACGGCGATAGTCTTCAATGAGCATCGGATCGAGTACGGACGCCTCGAGGAGGCAGTGCGACGTCTGGCAAAGGGGCTCAAGGGGCTGGGTGTCCAGCCGGGCTCGCGGGTGGCGCTGCTGTTGCCCAATCTGCCCCACTTTGTGATCAGCTACTACGGGGCGCTCTGGGCGGGCGCGGTAGTGGTGCCGCTGAACATCCTCTTGGGGCGCGAGGAGCTCCGCCAGGTGCTGGTCGACAGCGGAGCTCAGGTGGTGATTGCCTGGGGTGGGTTCAAGAACACAGTCCTCGCAGCCACCTCTTCACTGCCGCACCCTGTGCGCCTGGTTTTCCTGGGTGAGCGTATACCGGCCGACACGCAGAGCCTGCCGCACTTGATCGCCCAGTCCTCGGCTGACGAGAACCCGGCCCAAGTGCAGGAAGAGGACACTGCGGCTATCATCTACACGGCCGGCACCACGGGTCCGCCGCTGGGGGTAGAATTGACCCACGCCAACCTGACGTCGGCAGCCAACATGTGCCGCACCATGCTGCTTCTGTCGCCGAAAGACCGCATCATGGCCGTGTTGCCGCTCTACCACCCATTTGCGCAGACGGCGGCAATGAACGCCGCCATCGACGCGGGGGCGCAGCTTGTCATTCACCATCGCTTCCGGCCCCGCGAAATCCTCAGCTCCATCGCGCAGAACGAAGTCACCTGTATGGCCGCAGCGCCGGGCATGCTCCAAGCCTTGCTGGACACTGCCCAGCAGACGGACGACCTGTCGTCGCTGAAGTACTGCCTCACTTCGGGCTCGCCCCTGTCCGAGGAGCTTCGGCACCAATTCGAGGAGCGCTTCGCCCACACCTTAGTCCTTGCGGGCTACGGGTTGACCGAAGCAGCCGGCATCGTCACCAGCAATCGCTTGGACCGCGAGCGGAAACCTGGCTCGGTGGGCCTCCCCATGTTGGGCGTGGAGCTCAACATCGTCGACAGCGACGACCGACCCCTGCGCCCGGGCGAGCATGGCGAGATCGTGGTCAAGGGGCCAAATGTGATGAAGGGCTACCTGAACCGCCCCGAGGAGACCGCCAGGGCGCTGAAATCGGGCTGGCTGCACACTGGCGACATCGGCATGGCGGATGCCGACCACTACTTCTACGTGATCGCCCGCAAGAAGGAAGTCATCTGCAAGGGTGGGTTTCACATCTATCCCCACGAAATCGAGCAGGTGGTGCTGGGGCATCCGGCTGTCGCCGAAGCAGCTGCGGTTGGCGTGCCTGACCCAGTGCATGGCCAGGAGGTGAAGCTCCATGTGGCACTGAAGCCAGGTGCCACGGTCACTGCTGACGAGCTCATCGCCTTCTGCGCAGAGCACCTGGAGGTCTACAAGCGGCCCAAGACGGTGCAGTTTCACCAGACCCTGCCCAAAACGCCGACAGGCCGGGTACTCAGGCTACGGTTGGGGGCAAGCAGTTCTCAAGGTAAATAGCAGCGCGTCCGATCTTCCGGCGCGCATCTGACCTATCACAGCAACGAGGAGATAAGGGTGAAAGAGATTACCAGCAAAGACTTGCGAAACATCGCTCTTGTGGCCCATGGCGGCGTGGGTAAGACCTCGCTGGCAGAGGCCATCCTCTTCTCTGCAGGAGAGACCTCCCGCATGGGCACCGTTGAAGACGGCTCGACAGTTTCCGACTACCAGGCAGACGAAATCGAACGGAAGATCTCCATAAGCGCCTCACTCATGCACTGCCATTGGAAGGATGTCAAGATCAACATCATCGACGCCCCGGGGTACGCGGATTTCTTCGGCGACGCGGTGAGCGCCCTGCGGGTGGCCGACCTGGCAGTAGTCCTGGTTGATGCCGTATCGGGCATCGCCGTTGGCACCGAGAACGCCATGGAGGTCATCACCAAGCAGGGAACGCCGCATCTTTTCTTTGTGAACCGGGAGGACAAAGAGCACGCCAATTTCGATAAGACAGTGGCGGCCCTCCAGGAGCGGTTCGGCCACAACGTGACCGTGCTCCAATTCCCTGTGGGCGAAGGGGCGGAGTTCAAGACGATCGTTGACCTGGTGCACATGAAGCTGGTCACGTTCAGCACCGACGGCAGCGGCAATTACACCACCGCGGACATCCCGGCCGAGCTGAAGAGCAAGGCGGATGGCCTGCGCGAGAAGTTAGTGGAAATGGTCGCCGAGTGCGACGACGCCATCTTGGAGAGTTACTTCGAGAAGGGCTCGCTCTCGGCAGAGGAGTTTGCCAAGGGGCTGAAGTCCGGCATCTTGAAAGGCGCGCTGGCGCCGGTGTTGTGCGGCGCCGCCACCAAGAACATCGGCACGCACCTCCTGCTGGACTTTATCGCCACCTATTGCCCGTCACCGGCCGACCTGTCGCCCGTGAAGGGCACGGTACCAGGCACCGGCCAGGAGTGCACACGACCAGTGGACCCGGCTGCTCCCCTGGCAGCGCTGGTGTTCAAGACGGTGGCAGAGGCCCACTTGGGGGAACTCTCCCTGGTGCGGGTCTACACCGGGACACTGAAGATGGGCGAGGAGGTGCTAAACGCCACCAATGGCACTACCGAGAAGATTGGCCAAATCTACGTGGTCAACGGTAAGACGCGCAAAGAGGTGGGCGCATTGGTGGCTGGCGACTGCGGCGCCCTGGTCAAGCTGCGCAACACCCATACCGGCGACTGCCTTACCGCCAAGAAAGAGCCCATGCTGCTGCCGGGTATCGTCTTCCCTGCGCCGGTCACCGAGGTGGCCATCGTTCCAAAGAGCAAGGGCGACGAGGAGAAGATCTCCAACGGACTGCAAGCGCTCCGCGATGAAGACCCCAGCTTCACCGTGGAAGTGAACCCCGAGCTCCGGCAAACCATCCTTGCCGGGCAGGGAGAGTTGCATCTGGACGTGATTATCAAGCGCCTCAAGGAGAAATTCGGGGTCGACGTGGACGTGCAGAGGCCGCGCATCCCCTACCGCGAAACCATCACCGGTAGGGCAGATGAAAAGTACCGACACAAGAAACAGACCGGTGGCGCAGGGCAGTTCGCGGAAGTGTGGATGAAGGTGGAACCCTTGCCCCGCGGCGCCGGGTTCGAGTTTGAAAACCAAGTGGTGGGCGGCGCCATCTCCTCTGTCTTCATCCCCTCGGTGGAAAAGGGTGTGCGGCAGGTATTGGAAGAGGGCGCGCTGGCCGGCTACAAGATCGTAGACGTCAAGGCGATTGTCTACGACGGCAAGGAACACCCTGTGGATTCCAAGGACATCGCTTTCCAGATTGCCGGCCGCGAGGTCTTCAAGATGGCATTTCTCAACGCAAAGCCGATCCTATTGGAGCCCATTTACGATATCGAGGTGAAGGTTCCCGAGGAGAACATGGGCGAGGTCATGGGCGACCTGTCCAGTCGGCGCGGGCGCATCCTGGGCATGGACTCGGCAGGGCACTATCAGATCGTGCGGGCCAAGGTACCGCTGGCGGAGCTGCACAAGTACGCCTCCACCCTGCGGTCCATCACCCAAGGCCGTGCCACCTATTCCCGCTCATTCTCGCACTATGAGCCGCTGCCCAAGGAGTTGGAGGCAAAAGTCATCGAAGAGGCGAAAGCCGAGCGCGAACGAGAGCGCTCCAAGTAGGAGCAGCGCGAGAATAGACACCGACCGAGGGGGCGAGGAGCAAATCCTCGCCCCCTCCTTTTGCACCGGAGGCTCGGGTATGGACACGCTATGGGCACCGTGGCGGATGGAATATATCAAGTCAGCCAAGCCGCGCGGCTGCATCTTTTGCACCAAGCCGCGGCAGAACGATGACCGCCGCAACCTCATCCCCTATCGAGGCACGCATTGCTTTGTGATCCTCAACTACTACCCGTACAACAACGGCCACCTGATGGTGGTGCCTTACCGCCATGTGGGAGACCTGGCCGAGCTGAGCGCCGAGGAGCAAGGGGAAATGATGGCCTTGATTGCCCAAAGCACTCGGGCCCTGACCGTGACGCTGAAGGCGCAGGGTTTCAATATCGGCTTCAATCTTGGCAAGGCCGCTGGAGCTGGCGTGGAGGACCACCTCCATTGCCACGTGGTCCCTCGCTGGGTAGGGGATACCAACTACATGCCCATCCTCGGCCACACCAAAGTGGTGCCGGAGGCCTTGGAGAACACCTGCGCCACCTTGGCAGAGGCCTTTGCCGAGCTATCGGGGCAAAAGCGGCGGTGAGGTCACAAAGGAAGGCCTTCTCCCCGGAGAGGACCCCCTGAGCCATCATGATTCCTGGCGCTTGACCCGCTCCCAGACCTCGTCCATCTCCTGCAACGACGCGTCCCGAAGGCAAATGCCGCGCTGCCTGAGCTCCTGCTCCACCTGTTTGAAGCGCCGCACGAACTTGTCCACCGTGCCGCGCAGTGCGTCCTCCGGGTTGACGCGGATAAAGCGCGAGAGATTCACCAACGAAAAGAGCACATCGCCGAGTTCTTCTTCCACCTTCCTCTGGTCGCCGAGCTGGCAGGCGCGACGGAGCTCGGCTAACTCCTCTTCCACCTTGGGCCAGACCTGCTCGACGTTCTCCCAATCGAAGCCCACGGTCGCTGCCTTGCTCTGCACACGGTGGGCGCGCAGCAGCGCCGAAAGCTCGCGCGGCACGCCATCCACCACCGATTCCTTGCCCTCGTTCTGCTTGACATTCTCCCAGTGGACGGTTTGCTCCTCGGCCGTGCGGATTTCGGCGTTGCCAAACACGTGCGGATGGCGGCGCACCAGCTTGTCATTGATGCCGCGCACCACATCCTCGATGGTGAAGCGCCCCTCTTCGGCGGCGATTTGGGCGTGGAATATCACCTGCAGCAGCAGATCGCCCAGTTCCTCTTTCAGGTCGTCATAGCGCTCCTGATCAATGGCCTCCAAGACCTCGTAGGCCTCCTCGAGGAGGAATTGGCGGAGGGAACGATGGGTCTGCTCGCGATCCCATGGACAGCCCTTCTCGCCGCGCAACTGCGCCATGATGGCAACGAGTCTATCAAACGAATTTTCCACTGCTGCTCCTTGTGCGAATTGGTGAAGGGAACGGACCTGGCATAGCCGCCACTGTGACAGGAGAAAAGGTACAGAAGATCGGCAACACAATCAATGGAGAATTTGTCGCAGACTGGTTCGGTGACCCCGGTGCGGAGCACCAGGACAAACTCGTTAGGGAACGCTATGCATCGGGAGGAAGGCTAAGTCCCGCAGAGCCACTACCGCTAGCATTCCCCCAAGGCTCCGGGGTGGCTCACGGGCGGGCAAAAACCACTTGATTATTTGGGCCCTTTTGGCTAACTTGATAGCGCGACGATGCAACTTAGGAGCAACATGAGAGTCACCGCATACCCGGTCCGTTTGCCGCTGCGGCATACGTTTCGCATCGCGCGGCACGCGGAAGATGTGAGCGAAAACTTTTATGTGGCAGTCGAGTGGGACGGGATGCTGGGCCTGGGCGAAGGCGCGCCGTCGCCGCGCTACGGTGAGTCGGTGGCGCGCGGCATCGCCGAGGTGGCGAAGGTAGCCGCGACCCTGCACCAACTCCTCTCACCTGAGGCAGCGCTCGCGGTCCTGCCGGGGCTCTCAATGGAGAGCATCGCTGCGCGCGCTGCCTTGGAAATGGCCTTGCTTGACCTTTGGGCCAAGCAGCAAGACCAACCCCTTTACCAGCTGCTGGGTGTGGAATTGGGGCCCATCCCGCCAACTTCTTTCACCTTGGGCATCGCCGCGCCTGAGGAGATCCGCCGCAAAGTCCTGGAGGCACAGCCGTACCGGATCCTCAAGGTTAAGCTGGGCACTCGCGACGACTATGCCATCGTCGAGGCAGTGCGCGAGCTGACCGACAAGCCGTTGCGCGTGGATGCCAACGAGGGGTGGAATCCGGAGCAGGCGGCAGCCACCATCAGGTGGCTTGAGGACAAAGGGGTAGAGCTTGTGGAGCAACCCCTTCCTGCCGGCGATTTGGCAGCCGTGCGCTGGCTCCGGGAACAGGTCACTCTGCCCCTCATTGCCGACGAAAGCTGCCGCGTCGCCGCTGACATCCCGGGACTGGTGGGTGTCTATGATGGCATCAACATCAAGTTGAGCAAGTGCGGCGGGCTGCGCGAGGCGCTCCAGATGATCCGCCTGGCGCGTCATTACGGCCTCAAAGTGATGCTGGGCTGCATGATCGAAAGCTCCGTGGGCATCACTGCGGCAGCGCACCTTGCGCCACTGGTGGACTATGTCGACTTGGACGGCCATCTTCTGCTGGCCGAAGATCCATATGAAGGCGTGACCTTGTGCGACGGCACGCTCATTTTGCCTGAGCGACCCGGCTTGGGCGTCACTCTACGGGC harbors:
- the truA gene encoding tRNA pseudouridine(38-40) synthase TruA, translating into MTRNLKIILEYDGTDFCGWQRQPGVRTVQGELERVLEQLLQHPVSLTAAGRTDVGVHAQGQVVNFFTERRIQATRLLRGLNALLPPDVRALEVEEVPAGFHARFSALARVYRYRIATRPYAIGRQYVWYYPRPLDLELMRRALQPLLGEHDFRSFCRAEAALPHYRCCVEEATWSECQGELCFDIRANRFLHGMVRTIVGTLVEVGRGKIPAESVGQMLEARNRRVAGPTAPAQGLCLMRVVYPTDLEAEVSGERLNGTEES
- a CDS encoding dipeptide epimerase; this encodes MRVTAYPVRLPLRHTFRIARHAEDVSENFYVAVEWDGMLGLGEGAPSPRYGESVARGIAEVAKVAATLHQLLSPEAALAVLPGLSMESIAARAALEMALLDLWAKQQDQPLYQLLGVELGPIPPTSFTLGIAAPEEIRRKVLEAQPYRILKVKLGTRDDYAIVEAVRELTDKPLRVDANEGWNPEQAAATIRWLEDKGVELVEQPLPAGDLAAVRWLREQVTLPLIADESCRVAADIPGLVGVYDGINIKLSKCGGLREALQMIRLARHYGLKVMLGCMIESSVGITAAAHLAPLVDYVDLDGHLLLAEDPYEGVTLCDGTLILPERPGLGVTLRAPSQ
- the fsa gene encoding fructose-6-phosphate aldolase, with protein sequence MKLFIDTANVTEIKEAASLGILDGVTTNPTLLAKEKGDPREILAQICAIVDGPISAEVVSLDAEGIVREGRELAAIHDNIYVKIPATTEGLKAIRRLRAEGIHTNATLVFSPMQALLVAKAGTNLVSPFVGRLDDVSHVGMDLISDILTIYENYGFDTEVVVASIRHPLHVVEAALMGAHAATVPFKVIEQLMKHPLTDIGIERFLQDWAKVKKQ
- a CDS encoding energy-coupling factor transporter transmembrane protein EcfT, whose translation is MLQDITLGRYYPVDSVVHRLDPRTKLVASVLLMIGLLLTDAPAVTAIWGMLTFAVVLAGRLPLPLVLRNLRAFVWLFLLTMIVHSFFTAGSVWAKLPLVGWTLTREGVRNGLLYSFRLAVLVVMAALLTLTTSPIEITDGLERLMRPMRRVGVPVHELAMMMSLALRFVPTLLEEADRLQKAQVSRGASFEGNVVQRVRSVLPLIVPLFVSSFRRADELALAMDARCYRGGEGRTCYQLLRLQPIDYVAMAVSAGLVALAALV
- the fusA gene encoding elongation factor G, which translates into the protein MKEITSKDLRNIALVAHGGVGKTSLAEAILFSAGETSRMGTVEDGSTVSDYQADEIERKISISASLMHCHWKDVKINIIDAPGYADFFGDAVSALRVADLAVVLVDAVSGIAVGTENAMEVITKQGTPHLFFVNREDKEHANFDKTVAALQERFGHNVTVLQFPVGEGAEFKTIVDLVHMKLVTFSTDGSGNYTTADIPAELKSKADGLREKLVEMVAECDDAILESYFEKGSLSAEEFAKGLKSGILKGALAPVLCGAATKNIGTHLLLDFIATYCPSPADLSPVKGTVPGTGQECTRPVDPAAPLAALVFKTVAEAHLGELSLVRVYTGTLKMGEEVLNATNGTTEKIGQIYVVNGKTRKEVGALVAGDCGALVKLRNTHTGDCLTAKKEPMLLPGIVFPAPVTEVAIVPKSKGDEEKISNGLQALRDEDPSFTVEVNPELRQTILAGQGELHLDVIIKRLKEKFGVDVDVQRPRIPYRETITGRADEKYRHKKQTGGAGQFAEVWMKVEPLPRGAGFEFENQVVGGAISSVFIPSVEKGVRQVLEEGALAGYKIVDVKAIVYDGKEHPVDSKDIAFQIAGREVFKMAFLNAKPILLEPIYDIEVKVPEENMGEVMGDLSSRRGRILGMDSAGHYQIVRAKVPLAELHKYASTLRSITQGRATYSRSFSHYEPLPKELEAKVIEEAKAERERERSK
- a CDS encoding AMP-binding protein, which gives rise to MPTLTGLLHNTAQRHTESTAIVFNEHRIEYGRLEEAVRRLAKGLKGLGVQPGSRVALLLPNLPHFVISYYGALWAGAVVVPLNILLGREELRQVLVDSGAQVVIAWGGFKNTVLAATSSLPHPVRLVFLGERIPADTQSLPHLIAQSSADENPAQVQEEDTAAIIYTAGTTGPPLGVELTHANLTSAANMCRTMLLLSPKDRIMAVLPLYHPFAQTAAMNAAIDAGAQLVIHHRFRPREILSSIAQNEVTCMAAAPGMLQALLDTAQQTDDLSSLKYCLTSGSPLSEELRHQFEERFAHTLVLAGYGLTEAAGIVTSNRLDRERKPGSVGLPMLGVELNIVDSDDRPLRPGEHGEIVVKGPNVMKGYLNRPEETARALKSGWLHTGDIGMADADHYFYVIARKKEVICKGGFHIYPHEIEQVVLGHPAVAEAAAVGVPDPVHGQEVKLHVALKPGATVTADELIAFCAEHLEVYKRPKTVQFHQTLPKTPTGRVLRLRLGASSSQGK
- a CDS encoding HIT domain-containing protein, with amino-acid sequence MDTLWAPWRMEYIKSAKPRGCIFCTKPRQNDDRRNLIPYRGTHCFVILNYYPYNNGHLMVVPYRHVGDLAELSAEEQGEMMALIAQSTRALTVTLKAQGFNIGFNLGKAAGAGVEDHLHCHVVPRWVGDTNYMPILGHTKVVPEALENTCATLAEAFAELSGQKRR
- the mazG gene encoding nucleoside triphosphate pyrophosphohydrolase; the encoded protein is MENSFDRLVAIMAQLRGEKGCPWDREQTHRSLRQFLLEEAYEVLEAIDQERYDDLKEELGDLLLQVIFHAQIAAEEGRFTIEDVVRGINDKLVRRHPHVFGNAEIRTAEEQTVHWENVKQNEGKESVVDGVPRELSALLRAHRVQSKAATVGFDWENVEQVWPKVEEELAELRRACQLGDQRKVEEELGDVLFSLVNLSRFIRVNPEDALRGTVDKFVRRFKQVEQELRQRGICLRDASLQEMDEVWERVKRQES